From the genome of Stigmatopora nigra isolate UIUO_SnigA chromosome 2, RoL_Snig_1.1, whole genome shotgun sequence:
aattaactatcttagagaggaaaaaaaacgtaaaatttAGTAAAATACGCCCTGATTTGAAGAAAAAGTTCCGCCTGAAGTATTTCCACTGTACTTTTAGTTTTACAAAGTATCCATGGTGGCTCTTATCTTCATTTATCTGTGCCCGATTCAGTGcctgaataaaaatattcagtCCGCTCCTTTCAATTTGATCACTTTAGGGCGCACCCAAACACAAGCCACTGTGTTTACGTCTCACCCGGTTGGGACATGTGACCGAGCGAGCTCCCGGATTAGACACGCATAAGTGGCTCATTGTCTTCCCCGTGTCTTCATCAGATATGCAACACAGACGttgaattgaaaaatacaaatcgTCAGGCCCCGAGAAATTAACTTTCATCTCTGCCGTGTAGCTCCGCCCCCTCCAATGATTACCACTCCGACTACTTacgaaaatattgtttttcaccCTAAAACTTTTGTCTAATGTCTTAAATATCAAAACTACAGAATTGCACATATCAAAAAAGCATATTTATAAtgataaaaactatttttattaaaaacatgGAGTTTTAAGAAAGGCAAGGTTTTTTTCTGAATAAGTGGCCATGTTGTCACCTGACTAAATCCAGCACTTTCGTCTCCAGGACGGAAAGTTGACGGTGACGCGCCCCCCGGAGGTGAAGGGGAACCCCCCACGACTACGATTCCATTACCAGCTAAGCGAACTGCGCTCGGCATTCTGGGATACCATCCTTTCGGGGGACAGCCTCTTTCTGGAGATTCCTGCCGGCCCCCTCGTCGAAGGCACCAAAGAAGGGTGAGGAccacctcatttcatttttattttacattgaaagggCATCATCATCATTAGTTCCACAATATTTAATACTGAAAGGAATGAATTGTGATGTCACCTAAGAGAGAGACGAGTATTTTGCATAGTTGTGTAAAGTTGAAGAGGTCAGCCTGTTCTTGTGTCCGCGGCAGTGTTGGAATATTATGTAAAGAGTGAGAAGGTCTCTTATGTAAAAGGAGCGTGTCATGGGCACCCCCATTTTGTCCCATCCCGTCACGACTGATGGACTCTGCTTGTCCTTTGTCAGGCTCACCGCTCTGTTGGAGTTTGCCGAGGAGAAGCTGAAGGTCAACGCCGTCTTCCTTTGGTTCCGCAAAAGCCGAGAAGATAGAAGTAAGATTtcagttgttattattattattttagtaaaTCCTGATTGTGGGATGTCCCAAAACTATTGTCTAAGAGGGcccatttttattcttttaatgaCCCATTGTAATCGGGTCAGAAATTGGGTTTTTACAATGGAGTTGATGTATGATTTGATTGGCTTCAATTGATGGACGTAAAATACTAAAGAAATGGGgcataattttgttttaggaATTTTTGTGTTTATGGGCGGGTGCTTTATTTTTCCGTGATTTCCAGCCAAAATGTTCTGCATCATactacactaaaaaaaaaaaaatgtgaacggATCAAAAGTTTAGAAATGCGTTACCATTCAGAgaatcagtggtctcaaaccggttccacatagggccacagtgggtactggtttttgttccaaccgatccagtgccgacattttaaccaattaggtgtctttaaaataagtagcacctgactctaattaactgattgcacttgcaaaaggtattcttgttgagttggaatgcaaacctgcacccactgtggccctttgaggaccggtttgagaccactggaaTGGGGCGAGAAATGGCCCAAAACTTATGTCTTAACTTATTGGATTTCGACATTCCTCGAACGTACTGACCGAAAGCGTCTTCGTTGGTGTCCCCCTAGCGTCCATCATCAGGACGTTCCACTACATGGGCTTTGAGATGGTGAAACCGGGCGACCCGTCGGTTCCGCCTCGGCCCGACTTGGCCTTCATGCTTTACTCTCTGGACAGCGGCAGCAGCTCTGACGAGGACTGAACCCAAACCCCAGAGGGTCGAGTTttattttgggatgttttttttctccatttttctcttttttgagaCTGCTAGCAAAATGGCTGGAAACTGGTGACGGCTTCTTTTCCCGTTTTAGCGGCGTAAAAAGGCATTCCCACATTTTGAAGATGCGCGCATCTCCCCGAgagactttggaaaaaaaaaaaggtcgcCGTCAAcgacgctagacgtccaatccgttggGACGTGGAGTGCAATGGATGGAGTGTTTGTGCCTCTTTTGTTACTGTTTGGAGTCTTATGGCGGAATGTCTTCCTTTAATTCCTGTACAAGAAGAAAACCTGAGGGTGATgtgatatttcatttttcatttttttttgctttggggGTTTTCAGTTAGCACTTTCAAGTAAATGCCAAAAAAGATTTTATCTTGGTTTGGGGATTATTAGCATTGTTGGAAACAACAAACTAATTATTAAGTGTTATTTTTCCagtcatttgaaagaaaaaagtttattttgatAGAAGTTTATTGCATTCACCTTAAAAATAAGCACTGgctttgaaaaataaagaaaaataataatgtaaaaaaactaaaaaaatatattactaaaaaaaacaccagaaaattaattaatttgacatAACTGAGGTtatgaataaaaattaataataaaccaacccccaaaattaaataattttaaaaacacaggtttaaggaaaaaaactcaaaaacaaccccaaaaattaaataacaatTTGAAAAACAGCCGggccttttttaattttttttttttttggtgaatgcAATAACCTTTCCTTAAATCTGTAATGTTGCTTGCtcgtttttcatttgaattttttttccgcTGACGAGCAGGCTCAGGAgaagaaaaacaggaaaaaataatgattcaaaaaacaaacccaaaaattaatttgaaaaaatggtcaaggctcttttttttgtaatctgaATTTAATAAGCTACCGTATATTTCTGTATCATTTTCAggtatttattgtttgttttccgATGACTTAGTTGGGCGGATCATATTGCGATTGAATCTTCTTGAGTTGGGAaaattagaaaatgaaaaaaaaacatacaaaaaaaaacaataaaatgtgaaaattgttatttttgggtGCTGCTTGTGTCAATATGAAACATTGAATGGCTTCAAATGCATGGCTGGGTTTATTTATCCTCTCCACTGAGAAGCCAACGGTCGTCCTCTTGCTCTGGTGGCCTTAATCTTTTAAAAGCTTACATAAAGTCACCTCGGAAAGGAGGCTACGTTTCTCAGAAGTGGGCCCaatcactttattttttatttatttttatctcatttaaTCTCCATTgacgaaaaaacaaactttgtggAAGAAAGTAAAAATGCCttgaagcaacaaaaaaaaatagtgtttccaaacttttttttaaactgcggaaccctttttgcattggaaaaacctcaagggaaaatatttaatttaaaactatattaACAATGGTCATTCTTATCAAAGTtatatcagcaggaatcacataaaacctccaaaatgattcaaaaatctAATATTTCACATTGACCTAATGActgttttttaattgcattattttatgatttttctccaaatatgacttaaatCCTTTACATTTACgtgaaaaaatgttgactttatGTTGACAAAAGTTGATGTTGTAGAAACCAAACAATTTCCAATTAATGTTATCAAAAATAAGCCttaaaatgactgtttcacagGTTGAATGTTGTAATAGTAAAGAGTTGTTGCTTGGAGAAAGGTAAGCCAAATTTAGAAAGAGAAACTGTTGTGTCGTAATGGCTTAAGTTGGGGTTGTTACACAACCTGCCGCGCAAGATGCGCAAAAGGCAAAGGCCATCTGTTTCTCTTTAGAGTGCTGACACACTTTTGAACTGCagcctcattttctgaataacttttttttttaacaaatggcaTAAAAATACACATCACAACTGTgcattattttccactctattgAACTAAATTTGGAGGAActtaactaaataaaaacacttgttttctaagaaaatcaggaaaaaataatcagTAATTAAATTAGTCTcatgtttttactttaaatcaattttatatATGTtgataatatacaaaataatatataaaaataaagaaaagagtaTGTGTAGCAACTTTCACCCAACTACTGTTATTCTTTGTCAGACAGCGCCCCCTATACACATTGTTGGTGTATGTGACTTAAGGTGGAATTGATGGCATACATGACAGGCGGCCATCTTGCAACAGAAGACTTCTGGGATTAAAGGTACTGTTTCTCATAAAGAGAAAATATACTTTTCACTTAAATAATTCTTAATGGATTTGAAAacgatttaaattaaattccttatggtttaggttttatttggagaaaaatgttcaattcttaaatatacagaaaaatctgctatttattaaaattaaataccAGTGTGGCTTTTTTGCTGTCATCGACAACTAACTAGATTTTGTTTCTGTTTAACAACGTTAAAAATTAGCTTTTCATTTAAAGTGTAATACATAGTTTGACCACACGGGAGAAACATTGCCTTGATTATACCGTTTGAGTGCGGATTCTGGAAGCTGGTTTATGGGTCGAAGCCCACCTTAACTGACCCCCTGGGGCACAccgttgacctttgacccccatTCACACCGACATTCAAACCTACGGGCGATTTCATGTCTTGACTGAACATAGCATGTaaggtttttggaatgtgagaggaatgCAAACACGTAAACGCCACACAGGAAGAGCGGAGCCGAGGCCCGACGATGCAAAGAACTTTCATCTTTTGGCCGACGACCGTGAGCCATGAGGGAGGGaggattaaattaatttaaattaccTTAAATTACCTTTTTCAATTGTCCTTTCCAAATGGTCTCTCACTGATTCCAACATACTGGCTTGCATTGACAGCACCAGACGTCCAATAACATTTGACCTGGACGGTTAGCCATGATCAAAACCACTAGAACAGCATATTTTACCTCTTAACGCCAATGACGgctctagacgtccaattcacctGCCATTTTCCCCAAGTAAGGCTTCCCCAATTGACTAAATTGGACGCCTatggatgtcaatggcagcccccGACTTCACAAATcactaaaaaaatcccaattaatGGTATTCCTATTTCTTATTTATACTTTAATAAGTGAAAATGTCCATCTGgattgaaatatgaattgttgtcCTGTTAGTAGGCGTGTCCTTCTACCACACCACGTTCAACCCCCCCTTTTTCTCTTCCCCATTGCATCCCACGCGTGGACGCGCGGCGCGGTCACGCTCTCAGctcggcggtggtggcggcggagAACGCCTCGATGAGCAGCAGCGCGACGTGACGTGACCGCAAGAAAAATCCGCGTAGCCCCAAAAACACGCAGGAACGGTTTTTTTCTTCCGGAACCCTAATTGGATCCTCCATGGTCGAGCTATTGGAGCGGTGGATTGTTCCTCGAGTGTCCGGACGCAGCGCACCGGGTTGCGGCTGACTCGGTGGCGGTTGGCCGCTCTTCCTCGTCGCCCGGGCGGACTGGAGGTGGCGacggtggcggtggtggtgggtCGCaggcggtggaggaggaggtaaGAGCAAACCTAGACcctctttttaatcatttttcctcttattttagGCATTAATGTTCCATTTTGTTTACGCGTTGACGTTATTTTGGCCGTTGTCATCTTGCCCAATTCCCAATTTATCCGTTATTGAAACGGCATGATGGCATATGTCCCCTCTTCCGTCCTTTCCTTGTCGCAGCATGGATGTCACGCTGTTTTTCTTGTATAACATCGTTTTTATgtgcattttttccacattttttatgGCTTTGAGCAATGATTTCATGCAATCATATTGTCGCAGTCCTTCCTCGTGGGAGGGAAGGGCAGAAGGGGGGTATGTTTCAGTCTCATTTGCAGctggacaaaaaaatagcagCCTAATAGAGCATTAGTTTAAAAAACGAAAATATTCCCCCTACTCCTTGTTCCGAATGATGCTTTTGCAAGGTTTGTATGTCATATTTATGTCgtttaaattgaaaaagaagCCGCACACCTTCCATTTTTTAACGGTGACACCATGCATTAAATGCAAGTCATTCGCTGCCCTGCCTTTGGTAGTTTCTAAATTTTATTCTGTCATCATTAGTCTCAAACTTCTTCTGGCGTTTTTTTCCTCAGTATGGTAATGTCAATGAAGTAGTTAATATCCATTTAGTGAGGGAATTCCTCTCAAAACTGGATGAAAAAGGGCCACGCTTTGGGTTAGCTAGCTTAAAGTTAAGCTAGCTTCAATTAAGCCAACACACCTGTCATTGATGATGAATTGAAACTGGGATCACTTGTTTTGAATTGCTATGTTTTCATGACGTTGATGGTACGATATGTCTTATGTTTAATGTAAATGGAAACAAGAAGTAGTATTTACTTTAATGAAGGTTTATATTTCAAACCAAAGTGTGCACTTTAGCTTAAAATGTGAGTGACATAGCctcaaaaatgtgttgtttttaatgaatttgttgTCTGCCATTTCCATTGAATTTAAACTAGCTGTTTCAAAACATTGAATGTGCTTtacgtccaatcattttgaccagtcctcccagtcaaaatgcattggacacaTGAGTTAAACCTCAATTTATCCCAATTTCAAATCATCACAGATTTTTCAATGCACATTATGATGTTAAAATTGTCAATTGTTgctcttattttcatttttgctcGATTTCATGCCTGAATTGGAATTGTTTTGATTGGTTACGTGGTGAAAACATCACACGCTAGCATAAAATGTGAGCGACCTAGTTTACAAACATGTGTTGgctttattcatttcatttcctgGAATTGATTTTAAACTGAAATGACTGAACGAATGTTCATCTTTTAAGACCATTCACGGtgcttgacgtccaatccaatttgactaggGGGGTAAAATCTGCTGACTTTCTATACGATATGTTGTGATGTTTTGGCTCGCCGAGTCGTTTCCTGTTGGTCGGCTCGCATTGTGACACTTGAGCGAGTTCACCGACAAGTTGGAACTGGCAGTCTTGTCCAGACGCTTCCCCCCTCGGGTCTGAGATCTGACCGAGCATGTGCGATTGGTGGCCAAAGGGGGATTCAAATTTGGAGGAAAAACCCCCACCATGGCATTTTTTTGGAGTAAAATATGTCCACAATATCTTTTTAGGTTTAGCAGCATGACTTGATTTGACTTGATAATCACAGTCTTCAGTCCAGAGGTCGTAAAAACCCATTTAAAGTCGACAGACAGACTAGGTCAGATTGGAATATTCCGCAAAAATGTTGCAAATATTGTTACAAAGTCTTTtaaatcactggtgtcaaactcTTGGCTAGTCATGTCGCTTTTGTGTGGCCCacaaaagtaaatcatgggCTTTGACATTGATGTTTCTTGTGTGAGTAAAATTCGAATTTTTGTGTTACACTCTCGCTTAACACTGTTAAAGAAAGATGGCGGCTACGAAGGTGAATCGGCGTTGAGTCAATGCAAGCCTTTGACTGTTTATTTTCCTGTCCTAGAAGAGGCCGCATTCATTTGGTGGATAGCAAAGCGCTTATGAATCGTGAATgactttttgattttgtttgtttttggggttaaggaaaagaaaaatggcggcTCGGTGGTCGGGGCTGCCTCAATAAATAGGTCGCTAAGTTGTTGACAAATGGCCGACTTGATGAGTCATTTAAATCTGTTGGTAAATAGTctattattaatattgtatagttattatttgtctgtttttttaatacaaaaaaaataaggataagCAAACAGTGATGCTATTATTATAGAAGAAAACTTAAAAACGGATAAAAACTAATCCTATTTGTCAACATTTTCCAGCTAGAAATAATCATCAGTCCtagttgtgatgtcacaaccagaatcgcTGAAAAAGTGGGCGTTCCCGACCCTCGTTTTGGGTAAAATAACCATCAAATGTGGCCATATTGGAGTACAAAATTGAATGTTATTCCATTATGTGGCATCTTTAATCCGTTGTGAATGATTCAAGAGGAACGTTGTTGCGAGTGGCGCCGTCCCAGGAGGGATTTTAACGTAGGTGCCGGGGCGCGTGCCTCCACTGCTGCTGTGCGACTCAATCCATTTGCGGCCCAGCTGCAGCTGTCAGAAAAATGCGCTCAACCGGCTTCTCGCAGGCGCCGCTACTTACGTAACCAGCTCAATGAAACGTTAACGTCAGCAAAGATGACGGCGCAGTAAGGGGTTTCTCAACAGAAAACTGGAGCCAAAAAGCCCCCGTAAAGACGAGTCTGTCGTGTTTTCAGGTCGTCAActattgacgtccaatctattttgactgggaggggtgaATGAATGTCGTTTATAGGAATGGTAATGAAAAATTAGCATGCAAAGCTAGGTTATGTGAATTGGACTTCTATTGTTCTCAATGGCGGGCagtgagtccatttttttgtcattttgacttaaaatatttgtaatttttagttaaaatacTTTAGATTTCAGGCCTAGTTTGTGTGTTGGTCACTTTCTGCTGATTTCTGGCAATTTCCAGTTGACttaatgttgattttggggTCTTTTAAGATACCTCGTTAGCTCATTGGCTGGCTTTCACGGCAGGGGGCGTGTCAACAAATTGCGATAGTTCGCACACTCAATTACAGAAATCACCAAATTTTAGTTTTACAGCGTCCATGTCCATAAAGCATTTAATTGTGTGTGCACAGTATGAATGAGCTTAGGTAGAGCACCCCCGCGCGCCTTATGTTTAACACCACTGGGCCCCAGGATGAAGTTGATGCTTCACATACCATGTCAGGCCTGTTATGTTATGTATCTCTCAGCAAGTGTATTTATAGAGCTGCACAATGGCAGGGGGGCGGGGCCATCTTAAATAGCATCCGTCATTGTCCgacggaaaagaaaaaaataacaaaaaacgtCGCTTTCATTCAGCCACGGGTTCCCTTCTTCTTTTCCTCTTTCATGTTCTTAAACTAAACACGCTACAACAATGTTTTCACTTCCTTTTACATGCAATCAGTGTTTCCCACAATGCATTTTACACGCGCCCAAATTGTCCTATTTCCCCCAAGTTATGGCTTTCTTTGTCAAAACTTTtcctttttgaccaaaaaactaaagaatgcagctaccgtattttaacgactataaggcacaccgcattataaggcgcaccctcaatgaatgacatttttccatatataaggcgcactgtattataaggcgcactgtctattttggagaaaatttaagacttttaagtgcgccttatagtcgtgaaaatacggtaattgctattgacttccaggtatttAAGCACTCATTACACAGTCACCTGTAGAGCCagctattgttgatgttttgaatgtttttgtataaaatcttgcagtgggggaggagctatatgatggaagattttgtaaactaagatggctgatctgcatatttattagtattgtttcagttcaggcgtttgtgtttttttaatatctggtggtggtttttcgtttttggttttctgtttttttttcatatataaggcgcactggattataaggcgcactgtctattttggagaaaatttaagacttttaagtgtgccttatagtcgtgaaaatacggtaatttggaTTTAGGTTTGGTTTGGAGACCCGCGTTTTGGTcctttttgacagtttttgtaGTTGTGTGCTATGCATGGGCTATCTAAAAACAGCACAATGTGATATGGGAAAATAACGCCACGGTTGCCGATTAAAGCCGAGTATCTGGGGACAATAAAAAGCTTTGTAGCGCCTGAGTGGCGGCAGTCAGATGATCAACATCTTTGGGTCTACTGACACTCGCCACTAAATCACATTTATTGGCATCCGTGTGCAAAGTCCTACTTTTTAGTTGGACTGGCAGCAGTTTAGCGCACGTTCAACGTTGTTGCTTTTGGAAACAACATTTTCCCCATAGGAAATCCTATAAATTGGAATAACACGTATGTCTTATAAAAGTTTTTACCGTACAGGCTATGTTTTAACATCGGGGGTAGTATGGAAAATGGAATTTGGTATGGCGTCTGtataaatatttgtgttttttttttcagatccgAGTGCTGGTCGTCACGTGTAGAATTCAACAACAATGATGTGATAGGAGCAGATAATTTATGCATGTatttaaattaattcaaaaatgatttaaaggGATTGAACGATGGGATTGTGCACCTTGGTCTGaggaaaaatattatttcttttttttgggccgCCATTGATGGCATTAGAGGTCCAATCAATTTGGCACATGAGCTTTTCTGTTAGTGCGACAGTAgctaatgctaagctaattgtgtGGCTCAGTTTGACATGCCTGAAAAAGTGTGCCGCCAGCAAATCtctcttcgtttttttttttcgcaattAGCGGCGTCATTTCTGGCCTCGCCGCCGCTGACGCGTCTTGTTTGTCTCTGCGGCTGTGCTCTTAAACGTCTCTTAAATGTCTATTTTCTGCTCCAGATGATTTCAACTGTGGCTTTTGGATTCAGGCTAAATTATGTTGTCAATGTTCTATTGACCAGCTTGTGGTGCTTTGGCTATTTGGCTTGATTTTTTGATGGAAACTCAGTGCTCACTCAGTGAGGAAATAGTAAAGATTGGGTATTTTGAGGACTGTAAATTCCATCGTTCATCCcccccaaacattttttttactccttagattagattttttagacattatatatttttttatacgtCTTAGGTAGCGAATGATTAATTAAGCACCTGCTAATGTATCGATTTTAGTCCCAACTGAGATCTTTTCACACAATTATCGTTCTGGACATTGTTTTTGGTTAGTTTTTTACCTTCCACAACTTGTTTAAAGCCCCCTAAACCTACTTGGGGCCCGTGCCCTTGGCACCCCCCAAATACTCCGCCCCTGGACGGACCATTTCTTAGCTTTTTTACGACTGAAAACGCAATCAAAATGGCGAATGATCGCTCCCAacccaaacagattggacacttaccgtcgtcaatggcactgaaacatttgaaaatgaaccCTGGAGCCATTTCCAAATCATTTGGTGCAATGTACACCTTTTAGTGCTTTGATCATGAAGGCGCCGAACGGAGCATTCTGATTGGCCGGCCCCAATGAAAGCAAAGGAGTGATTGGCCCGAAGTGCCCGCTGTTGTCATGGTGCGTATTTGTGGTCAAGGTGATCAAAGTGGTCTTaattaattcaaatgaatgcaaaagCGCAAGTACACATGTTCAATTCCCTGTTTTAACCCTTCCTTTAGGACACCGTTTCATCTCACTCAATTCCAATGTTATTCGCCATGAATAGTAATTGTCATCGCGATAATATTAAAGATGAATTAAGTTCATGtagattttattatttcaattgttttttaattccattttaggGAATGTGAAGGTTCTTAAAGGTACAGgagcttatttttttaagggtgatgatgacgtgctCTGTTTAGTTGATTTGAGGAAGGAGAGCAGCTGCTTTTTTTGGGATGGATTGGCCATACGCGaacatacaaatacaccaaTAGTGGCCGCTAAGTGGATTTGGTGGCTGGAAGAAGGCGGGGGGGAAGGGCAGCAGCATCTGCACACGTCTTGCGCGCTCTTTGGAGGTCTTTTGTCTCCAGGACGTCAATGCctgtttgtgtgtctttgtgccACATATAGGACAGGTGCCTGTTTTTGGATGCCTGGTTATGATGACATTTCCCGGACGGGAATCAGGCTTTTTTAGTACAAttgacaaaaattgtttttatgtttgaaaTGGACTTTTTCAGGGCTTCTCTGAATGAAAAcgttttaaatgagtttatcagtTGTAGACATTTGATCCATTTGGAGTGGGAGGTTGGcagggaaaacatttttagattagattagataactttattcatcctgtatttggtaAATTTTATTGTTTATCATTTTAGAGCGGAATACAacgaaagttaaaaaaaaataatatggggCACTCATTGGCTCCTGTTGATGGCGCtataaaatgtccaattcatttggagtgGGATAATAAACATTGTTGAAAATGGACATTAGAATGAGCTATGCTAACTTATcatgattaataataatacaacatATTCTGCCAAAAATTCTGCCTAAAAAAattgtactgtaaaaaaattgtactgtaaaaaatgtactGTCAAAAATTCtactgtaaaaaatgtactgtaaaaaatgtactgtaaaaatgtactgtaaaaaatgtactGTAGAAAATGGTACTGTAGAAAATAGTACTGTAGAAAATAGTACTGTAGAAAATAGTACGGTAGAAAATAGTACTGTAGAAAATAGTACTGTAGAAAATAGTACTGTAGAAAATAGTACTGTAAAAAACCGTCCTGTAAAAAACCGTCCTGTAAAAAAATCGTActgtaaaaaaatcatactcAAAA
Proteins encoded in this window:
- the oaz2a gene encoding LOW QUALITY PROTEIN: ornithine decarboxylase antizyme 2a (The sequence of the model RefSeq protein was modified relative to this genomic sequence to represent the inferred CDS: deleted 1 base in 1 codon), giving the protein MLNTDESSRLAASRLSGSVTPPPGPQWCSDAPHPQLKIPGGRGTVRDHSLGTLIHKDGKLTVTRPPEVKGNPPRLRFHYQLSELRSAFWDTILSGDSLFLEIPAGPLVEGTKEGLTALLEFAEEKLKVNAVFLWFRKSREDRTSIIRTFHYMGFEMVKPGDPSVPPRPDLAFMLYSLDSGSSSDED